CAGTGTGTCATGTTTGCcgcagaataaaataaaagaaaaaaggtagaCATCAACAGAATCAACAGAAGGGTAACGATCTCCTGTCTGGGTTTTTCTTGTACTAGCTACTATACTGTAATAACTTTAAAGCATATCTCATATATGTAGAAAAAGGTCCAACAGGTTAAGAGAACATACAGACACTGAAAAGAAGTAGGCAGAAGGTGATAAGGTTAAGCACTTACAGTAAAACCGAAGGGGCTCAACAACGAAGCAGGATTGAAGATGGCTTCTGTTAAAATACTCGAGGAGCAATATCTCTTGACGGTTCACGCCAAGCCGTAAAACTGATACCCGACATCGTACTTCAAGCTGTCGCTCTGATTTAAATGGGTGATTTTAGCTCTATAACCACATAAAAGTGAGTATTAATGTGTGGAGCCCCCAAAAGAGTGTTTGAAACACAGCTTTTgatttgtgaaaatgtgaatCTCTTCGTTCATGGTTTTTTCTCCATCCAAACCCTCACAACCACAGCTATAACATGTCAAACCCACACAAAAGGGAAATGAAACTAATTGTAGGTTTAGAGCTCCTAAAGCTGCTTTAACATgagcaaacaaaaataaaatcaaaaaacagtgaattgcaccctttttgtgttttcacaaaTGCTACAATTTGTGTGTCTTGTATCAGTTAGGTGACTTTAAACGGTCTAACAATGGAGACTtggtggaaaggaaaaatcCGATAACATTACTGACTTTGACGACATGACTATAGATATAAAGCGAACTTCAGCCTTTTAGAAAACAATGATTACGGGATCCCATCCTTTCTTTGGCAGCACTGTGAGGGTGGCACACTCCAGTCATACACGTAGGACAGACGCAGCTTGACTTCCTCCTTGCAGAGCTTGCCATCGCGCTGCAGAGTCTGATGTTTTTCCAACATGTCCTCCAAGCTCTGCTTATGCGTCACCAGGTATTTGTTGTTGCAGCCACGTGATTTGTACTCTGTGTCAAAGCGTGGGTCATGTGTCCGCCGGATGTCTACCGGTGCCAGCCACGCACCCAACGACACGTCCTCGCTCTGCCACGTCTTGAAGTATCTTGCATTAAGACGCACATAATGCACCAGATCGGCCGAGAGCACGTAGCCGCCGCCCAGCGCGTAGGGGAGGTAGTAATCGCACAGCTCCCACGAGCTTTCGCGCCACTTCCCCGCCGATTTCACCCGGCCTCTGCCCGAGAAGAAGCCCCAGTACAACCGGTTGGGCTCCTTCCCCTTCAGCTCCTCTTTGAGGAGGTCCAAGCGAGCGAATGTGTCGTCATCTGCTTTCAGGACAAACGTGAACTCCACGTTCTGGTCCAGCCAGGTGTACATGTGCAGCAGTTTGAGGGTCAGGTTCTCGTAAGAGTCTCGCAGGTCGGGCAGTAAGAGTAAGTCCTTGTGCCGCCCTTGCTCCGTGTTAAGATTCTGAAGGTCCTCACTGGAAAGGCCCTGTGTTCCTACTACAAACATGGCCAGAACATCAGAGTCCCGCTTGGCAAGCCAGGTGCTGCGGATAATACTACGTCGCTCCGTGTACTTCGGTCCTGTTGTGATGAGGACCACGAGAAATGCTGACAAGTCTTTGGATGCGGAGGGAGGATTCTGTTGCGCTGGGCGGGACTGAAAACCGATGGCTTGGGGGGCTCTGCCAGGAGGATCGGGGTGACCCTGTTTTAGGGTTTCTGATGTGCATTTTGCTAAGAAGACCAGAACTACAGCAAAGCTGCAAACTGTGCCAATGACCAGCGCTGTCTTGTGGCGGCACACCAGACGAAAGAGATTCATGATGCGGACTCTggggtgaaaaaacaaaagaggcaAAATATATCAGCTTTATCATCACGAATTATAACTGtcaaacataaatatgaacaaGTATAGTTAAAGGGGAATGAGCAAAGAGCTTTTGCGTCTTTCTGTTTTCACGTAGATGCTTTAGCAAAGTAACCTCAGCTCTTTCACTCACCCATGATTCTGCAGCACCAACTGGTTTCTAAGCTTAGTAGCTtaacagtacacacacacacacacacacacacacacacacacaaatgcagtaACCAGTTATGAACTGAATTGAAGAGAATTTGTTAGTTACCTTAGCAAATGAAAGCGTGTGCCTGTGGTGTGAACGGTACAGCTGGAGCGGACCACTGATAGCAGCTTTGCAGAGCTAGCGTTAGCTACCGAGACCAGACCATCTGCGCACTTTGTAAGCTCACTGCGCGGTATGCAAACGCAGAAAGACAGCTCATATTGGAAGGAAGGATGGAAACTTGGTCTTTTCACTGGGTCAGTCTGGGTTACAATAAGCAGCCTCTGTCATTCACCGTTCAGAGATCCGCACACAAGGTATCAATGCAATCACTGTCTACCTCCAAGTAGTGTCACTTACGGGTCTTCGTGACGCAGGGGAAACGGAAGTGAACCTCCGCCCCCCAAAATAGAGGTTTTAAAATGGCGAAAAGATAGGTTTATATTGACAaagatttcatttaatttttattcttaAAAATGAGCATAAGCAAATAGACAAACACCACAACTCaatgttgcagttttttttttgccaaaaacGGATAAAACACAATGATTACAGTAatataaaacaacacaaaaaagaacaacaaaaaaaatagctgcGAGATCTAATTTTGCCACTtgtgataataaagaaaaaatctcAAATTAAAGCAGACTGAAGAAAATTGAGTGCTGTGAACAGCTGTAAACTAGAGCATGCGCAGTAGTCATTCTCCAGCTTGGAGCCCAGACCGGATGTTGTTATGTTTACTTCAAAATATAAGCATGCAAGTCCTTTGGCAAATTAAAGATAATCACAAACCTCAAATACTAAGGCTGTCATTATTGGGTCTGTGTGAGGTAGAGCTCGGGAGGATACCAGGAGCTATCAGTGATGGGTGACCTGACCACTCAGTTATTAACCACTGAACAATGCAGCTTTAAAAGACTGCTGCTAGTTGTTCCTTCATCTACACTGCTGTGAAAAGTATTTCATGTTTATACGTACACTATTCagaccatatatatatatattgtattagaCAAAGATTACCCGAGTacatacaaaatacagttttgaATGATAATTTCAAAGGAAAAAGGTTGTCCAAACCCTGTGTGAAAACGTAATTACCCCCTAAACTTAATAACTGTTTGTGTCACCCTTcgcagcaagaactgcagtcATGAGTCTGTGATAACCAGCAATaagtctttcacatcactgtggaggaattttctcCCACGCTTCTTTGCAGAagtgttttaattcagccacattggagggtttgAGCATGAAcggcctgtttaaggtcatgtCAAAACATCTCAAAAGGATTTATGTGAGGGCTTTAACTAGGccatgccatttttgcccagtctctttcttattgttgaatcatgaactctggcCTTAACTGAGACAAGTGAGGTCTGCACTaagctatttaaataaaaatctatcATCGGCAGTCATCTTATCATAAGTTGATCAGTCTTTCGACAATGCCTTTATTAGCTCTCGTgtggtttttattatttctttgtaattaattatggatttttcttgaattatacttttttttttcagttattgttcCTTTAGTTAGCCTAATTttcatttactttgaaagtttCAACCGGAAGCTGGTTTTCATCGCCGGCATGATACCGACTGTGCTAATGTCCATCAGTTCCTGGAAATAATGGCTTCGTCTTAGTGAAATACTACAATGTTGTGTGTGGTTATGTATAGCAGTCAAAGAGTTCGGCATGTGTGATCATGTAAGCCCGTCTGTTGCTGGAGAGCTTTGTAGCGTTACTCATCTGGACAGTACGGTAGATAACTGACGTTACTGTTGGTCaaggacagagacagacagatcaTGAGGGTTTGGAGGACCAGCCGACAGTCTGGGAAATGTGCAGCTTTTCTCGCCATCTTTATGCTAATTTTGAGCGCAGAGCTGGTGAAAACAGCCTCTGAATATGACCCCTATTACACCCTGGGTGTCAGCAGGAGTGCCAGTCAAGCCGAAATCAAAAGGGCATACAAGAGGCTTGCCAGAGAATGGTGAGTGACTGACAACCGGGCCCCTAATGTCAGCCCATCATATCTTAGCTGACAGTCAGCATTTCACATTTGGCATGAACTGCTGTTAGTATTTGCTTAACCCATCACTGTGTAGGCCTGTTTCAGAACCTTAAATGTAACCCTCTTTGAATCTGCTGGTAATCCGTAATGTCACCCTTTTGTAGGCACCCAGATAAAAATAAGGACCCTAATGCTGAGGACATGTTCATCAGGATTTCTAAGTCTTACGAGGTGGGTGAAAAGGGATCATTAGGcattttaacatagttcatttaattcactttcactttctttATCATAGTCTCGTCCCCATATTGCAGACATTACTGTCAGAGCCTTATCGTTTCCCGTTTCCTGTTTTGCACACAGATTCTATCTAATGAGGAGCGAAGGTCCAACTTTGACCGGTTTGGGCAGAAGGATGAAAACCAGCACTTTGGCCAGTCACAGCATCATGGTTTCCGCAGCTTTCacagcagcttttactttgatgaGTCCTTTTTCCATTTCCCCAGGTACCCTCTGCTGTCAGTGTAATCTGGGCTCCTCTTTGTGTttgcaaaccaaacaaaaatatatatataagcagATTCCTTACATACATCACACATCAGTTCATACACTGAATACATCAATTTTGCCTTTTACACATATTTAGACTTGATCCTGTTAttcttgttctttctttttttggagaaGCTTCTCTGTCTCATGAACACTAATTCAACCCAAGCAAACAAATGAAAGTTACAGTTGCAGTTTACACTCAAGCTGTGTACTGTTAGCATCTTTGAGGTTAGATCTTAAAACACTTCATGTTTTTCCCTGCTTTTCTCCAGGAACAGAGACTTTTCAGACAGCAAGTACATGCTTCGCCTTGCACAGTTTAACAACGAAGTCCTTCCAGACAGCCACAAGAGGCCATACCTAATAAAAGTGACCTCAGAGTGGTGCTTTGCATGCATCCATATCGAGCCAGTGTGGAAGGAGACCGTGCAGGAGCTGGAGCCTTTAGGTAAGGATATCAGTGTGTCCTAACACCATCTGGGGATAAAGGCATCAGCTCACAAGATTAATGTCTGCACAACTGCCCATTAGGGCAACAGTGTTGAGATGCTTTACTGAGAGCCTTGCACTTCTTTAATTATTCATTATGGTTTATTTGTTGTTCTTGGTTTCTTGAAGCAAAGAGTGAAACAAGAGAACTCAACTCTATATAATGATTGTGAATAGCTGAGAGTTTGGCTTATTAGAAGCACAGTTAGTCTGTATCAGCCGTCTTGCTGTGTATGCAACCCTCTTGCACCGAGCTGATGTCACCTGTGAGAACAACTGGGATTTACATAGAATTTCACAAGGTGGATGTTACAACTGTTTAACAAAAGTCTCTTGCTTTGCTTCAAGATTCAaggcctttattgtcactatgcAAACATAACAAAATTACAGCGATACTAATCTCCCGTGGCACGTAACATTTAGATggtgacagaaataaaaaagaaaacaagtaaaATGTAAGAAgtacaaatgattaaaaattctGCACTAACAAAGCTAAAAAGAACAGCAAGAGTGAGGGCGCGTTAGCAGTTTTATAGTACTGgacagtctcctggagaggggctggactctgtctcagtctggagttgcccctggtgagaggcggcgggctggggtgggtatcctaatatcccctcggcttgctgccggtacgttggggtttttcccggtggacgagagggtttgttccctgcgccttagggtcggggaacgggtcctgactgtcatctgcgcttatgcgccgagtggcagttcagagtatccagccttcttagagtccctggggggggtgctggagggtgctccacctggagactctgttgtcctgctgggagacttcaatgctcacgtgggtaacgacagcgagacctggaggggcgtgattgggaggaacggcctccctgatctgaacccgagcggtgctctgttattggacttctgtgctaaccacagtttggccataacgaacaccctgttcgaacataagagtgtccataagtgcacgtggcaccaggacgctctaggccgtaggtcgatgatcgattttgtaatcgtatcagcagacctgcgaccatatgttctggacactcgggtaaagagaggggctgagctgtcaactgatcaccacctggtggtgagttggatcaggtggcgggggaggacgctggacagacctggtgcacctaaacgcgtagtgagggtgtgctgggaacgtctagcagaggccccagtccgcgagatcttcaacgcacacctccggcagagcttcgacagcattccgagggagactggggacattgagtccgaatggaccatgttcagagtctccattgccgaagctgctgcattgagctgcggccgcaaggtggtgggtgcctgccgtggtggtaatccccgaaccaaatggtggacaccagaggtgaagggagccaccaggctgaagaaggagtcctatcgggcttggttagcctgtgggactccggaggcagccgacaggtatcgacaggccaagtggaatgcggctcgggcagtggctgaagcaaaaactcgggtgtgggaggagttcggagaggccatggaaaaagactttcggactgcctcgaagagattctggcaaaccgtcagacgtctcaggaggggaaagcggtgctctacctgcactgtgtatagtgctggcggagcgctgctgacgtcgactgagaaaattgtcaggcggtggaaggaatacttcgaggacctccttaatcccactgacacgtcttccgaggaggaagcagagtctggggatgaggggaatgacccgccaatttccgggggcaaggtcactgaggcagttaaacaactccttggtggcagagcccctggtgttgatgaggtccgccccgagttcctgaaggctctggacattgtagggctgtcctggttgacacgcctctgcaatgttgcgtggagatcaggggcagtacctgtggactggcagaccggggtggtggtccccatctttaagaaaggggaccggagggtgtgttccaactacagggggatcacactcctcagcctccctgggaaagtctatgccagggtgctggaaaggagagttcgtccgttagtcgaacctcggatacaggaggaacaatgcggttttcgtcctggtcgcggaacactggaccagctctttatcctctccaggatacttgagggtgcatgggagtttgcccaaccagtctacatgtgttttgtggacttggagaaggcattcgaccgtgtccctcggggtgtcctgtgggaggtgttgcgggaatatggggtgtctggcccattgctacgggccattcgatccctatacaaccgttgcaagagcttggttcgcattgccggcaataagtcggactcgttcccggtgggtgatgggcttcgccagggctgccctttgtctccggttctgttcataatttttatggacaggatttctaggcgcagccaagtggcggagggctttcgctttggtggcctcagaatctcatctctgatttttgcagatgatgtggttctgttggcttcatcgggtgaaggcctccagctcgcactggaacggttcgcagccgagtgtgaagcagcgggaatgaggatcagcacctccaaatctgaggccatggttctcagccggaaaagggtggagtgcccactccgggtcggggatgagttcctgccacaagtggaggagttcaagtatctcggggtcttgttcgcgagtgatgggagaagggagccggagatcgacagacggattggggctgcagctgcagtaatgcggacgctgcaccggtccgtcgtggtgaagagggagctgagtgtaaaagcgaagctctcaatttaccggtcgatctacgtccctaccctcacctatggccacgagctgtgggtagtgaccgaaagaacgagatcgcggatacaagcggcagaaatgagcttcctccgaagggtggctggcctctaccttagggtgagaagttcagccatccaggaggggctcagagtagagcagctgctgctccacatcgaaaggagccagctgaggtggttcgggcatctgacaaggatgccccctgggcgcctcctgggtgaggtgttccaggcatgtcccaccgggaggaggccccggggcagacccaggacacgctggagagattatatctctcggctggcctgggaacgccttggtattcccccggataagctggaggaggtggctggggagagggaggtctgggcctctttgcttaggctgctgcccccgcgacccggccccggacaaagcggatgaagatggatggatggatagtacTGGACAGAGTGCAAAATGATTATGCAAGTTCTAAAATGTTGATAAAATAAGTCATGTACCCATATAAATATGTCTATCTGAAGgatgaaaacatgactgtacGTGAGATACAGAAGAAGCATAGCTCTGAAGGTGCCTGCCTCATGGGGCGAGCATAATAAATAGCGTCTAAGGTGTGTGGAGGGTCCTTTATTTGTCTGTCAAACAGCTGTTGTGACTCACCTACAACTGCTGAGGTTTTGCCATCCCAAGAAATCCCAGCTTCAGAAACCTGAAGTTGGGGACTATCTCCATGGCTTCTTTCATTAATGTATAGATTTTTTTGAGGTGCATGTGTGGTTTATTTTGTAGCCCAGATGTCTACAATGATCTCTTTGGTCTTTGTGTTCACACACCATACTATTATAATTTGAACCTTTTCCCTGTGTGCGTCATTTAGGAGGCTACTCGTGATTGTATTATTTGCAAACTTAACAGTGGTGCTTGAGTCTGGACGGGTTCGGTAATTAGTGTAGCTTCTGATGCTAAAGCGGTATTAAGTACTGTGCTGTTCAGGTCATTTTATGACTTAAACTAGGGGAATAGTAGTTCTTCTTAGACGCTTTAAGAGTCTCTTATTCCTGAGCTTCACAGTAGTTGTTTAGTGAAAGTGAAAATCAATCTTAACTCTTTACCTCGTAAAGACGACATTTAAAATCCTCTCCGGTGTATATAAGTAAAGATCATTGGAATATTTGTTCCAAGACTAGCCCCAGTAAGCTGTATAGACCTCCTTCGCTAAACCTCTTATGCACAcacagtcattttttttctggaagcaggccgaaatatgacagaaacctgAAACTCAGTTCAGAAAAGAGAAACGAGGGTTAGCACTACCAGGTGTCCAAGGGGAAAGAGCTGAAATAAGATTTACTCACATCACTTGCATCctttattattataaacagATTTAGCCATAGATATATTTGAATACAGAGCAATTTGCCATCAGCTTGttgtaagtgaaaaaaaaaggtttcattcAATGACATTAACTCACCATGTAAAATTATTGGATGATAACAAATCTGCCAATACTGtttaggatttatttatttctttttaacttgCTGAGGCAGAGGATTTGTTTTACTCTAGTATGCCAGGTCCAACTGTaatctgttgttatttttactcCAGGTGTAGGCATCGGTATTGTAGACCTGGGCTTTGATCGGGCTTTGGCCAAGCAGCTGGGAGCTTACCGTGCTCCCTCCATCATCGGGGTGGTGAACGGAAAAGTGACCTTCTTCCATCAGGCAGTGGTGCGGGAGTTCCTGCGACAGTTTGTTGAAGATTTGCTGCCCCAGAAACTGGTGATGAAGGTAACTAAAACTGACACAATTGTGCTGctactgcatgtgtgtgccatcatcagtttttcttctgtgtttatagATTAGTCATCATGGCTAATAAAGTTGCAGGAAGTATATTTTTCAGctaatttctgttgtttttgtagaTCACTGACGATAACTACATGGCATTTCTTGAAAACTggcatgtggaaaataaacccAGAGTTCTGTTGTTTGATCAGGTCCCCATTGTTCCCCTGCTCTACAAGGTAGGAGAAGAACACATCCAGCTCCAAGCAAATAGATCACTCATTACAGAATGAGTTGTTCAGCCTGCCTCATCCCCtgcttataaaaaacaaaaatgcatgaCGGCACATAAATAGACTCCCAACAGCAAGTGCAGAGGTCTCTGTTTTTGCAGCTCTTCCACTTAAAATTGTTCCTTTTTCCAAATAgataaattttatatttatataccgCACAGAATTTTAGCTAACTTATTTTCACCTTAGATGGTTAACAATCAAAAACTAATACAAAAGCAGCGTCATTTTTGTCTTGAGCACCCTTTCAGGCTCTAATCTTTCCATTCGACCCCACAGTTGACAGCATTCGCCTTCAGAGATTATGTGCGTTTCGGCTTTGTGGACCAGAGTGGCACAAGCAGCACCAGGCTCCTGCTGCAGTTCAACATAAACACATATGCTCCCACCATGCTGCTCTTTAAGGAAGACACGGTGAAGCCTGTTGACATCATCCAGGTACACCAGGAATATGCTGCAGCTTAAAGCCGGTTCCTTATGGTAATCGATTTAAACTTTACATAGAAGgatctttgttttttatcaggCCAGAGGGATGAAGCGACAGATGATGAACGAGTTTGTCTCAAACAACAAGTTCCTGCAGGTGCCACGACTGGTCAGCCAGCAGCTTTTTGATGAGCTATGTCCTGTCAAGCAGTTCCACCGGCGGAGGAAGTAAGACATTTTGTGAACAGATTAGTAGTCAATAGTCCTGCACTTATGATCCTACTTAGATTGAC
This DNA window, taken from Astatotilapia calliptera chromosome 5, fAstCal1.2, whole genome shotgun sequence, encodes the following:
- the b3galt6 gene encoding beta-1,3-galactosyltransferase 6, with the translated sequence MNLFRLVCRHKTALVIGTVCSFAVVLVFLAKCTSETLKQGHPDPPGRAPQAIGFQSRPAQQNPPSASKDLSAFLVVLITTGPKYTERRSIIRSTWLAKRDSDVLAMFVVGTQGLSSEDLQNLNTEQGRHKDLLLLPDLRDSYENLTLKLLHMYTWLDQNVEFTFVLKADDDTFARLDLLKEELKGKEPNRLYWGFFSGRGRVKSAGKWRESSWELCDYYLPYALGGGYVLSADLVHYVRLNARYFKTWQSEDVSLGAWLAPVDIRRTHDPRFDTEYKSRGCNNKYLVTHKQSLEDMLEKHQTLQRDGKLCKEEVKLRLSYVYDWSVPPSQCCQRKDGIP